One window of the Candidatus Edwardsbacteria bacterium RifOxyA12_full_54_48 genome contains the following:
- a CDS encoding hemolysin D, translating into MTTARDADADSVERYTPGEEITNAILHGVGLGLALAALAVLVVMASLSGNAWHIVSFSIYGATLVLLYLSSTLYHSFYAGRAKRLFRVFDHSSIFLLIAGTYTPIALITLHGRLGWLVFGVVWGIAAAGIVGKAFWANRFAVLSTALYLAMGWIVVIVAKPLLAHLNTASLVFLGVGGLFYTLGTVFYLWHKLKYHHAIWHLFVLAGSICHFFTILFLLPKI; encoded by the coding sequence ATGACTACAGCGCGGGACGCCGACGCTGATTCTGTCGAACGCTACACTCCGGGCGAGGAGATCACCAACGCCATCCTGCACGGGGTGGGGCTGGGCCTGGCCCTGGCGGCCCTGGCGGTGCTGGTGGTGATGGCCAGCCTGTCCGGGAACGCCTGGCACATAGTCAGTTTCAGTATTTACGGCGCCACCCTGGTGCTGCTGTATTTGTCTTCCACTCTGTATCACAGCTTTTACGCCGGCAGGGCCAAGCGGCTGTTCCGGGTCTTCGACCACTCGTCCATCTTCCTGCTGATAGCCGGGACCTACACCCCGATCGCGCTGATCACCCTGCACGGCCGGCTGGGCTGGTTGGTGTTCGGCGTGGTGTGGGGCATCGCCGCAGCGGGCATAGTGGGCAAGGCTTTTTGGGCGAACCGCTTTGCGGTGCTGTCCACGGCGCTGTACCTGGCGATGGGGTGGATCGTGGTGATCGTGGCCAAACCCCTGCTGGCGCACCTCAACACCGCCAGCCTGGTGTTCCTGGGGGTGGGAGGGCTGTTTTACACGCTGGGGACGGTTTTCTACCTGTGGCACAAATTGAAATATCATCATGCCATCTGGCACCTGTTCGTGCTGGCCGGGAGCATCTGTCACTTTTTTACCATATTGTTTTTGCTGCCGAAAATATAA
- a CDS encoding recombinase RecA has protein sequence MAEGEKAKALDLAVSQIEKQFGKGAIMKWGSRDAGVNVEVIPTGSLSLDYALGVGGVPRGRVVEIYGPEASGKTTLALSIVAQAQKKGGTAAYIDAEHALDSKYARALGVDVDNLLISQPDTGEDALEITETLVRSNAMDVIVIDSVAALVPKAEIEGDMGDSHMGLQARLMSQALRKLTAVANRSKTCIVFINQIRMKIGVMFGNPETTPGGLALKFHASVRMDIRRIETIKQGEQMIGNRVRVKVVKNKMAPPFRTTEFEIIFGEGISYVGDLMDLAVENNVIEKAGAWFSYQGERLGQGRDNIKTMLKQNPDLLEKIEIELKAKLNPPAGQKTEDKEPEKEEKEEPRKRGRK, from the coding sequence ATGGCGGAGGGCGAAAAAGCAAAAGCCTTGGATCTGGCGGTTTCGCAGATCGAAAAACAATTTGGCAAGGGGGCCATCATGAAATGGGGCAGCCGCGATGCCGGGGTCAACGTGGAGGTGATACCCACCGGCTCCCTTTCGCTGGACTATGCACTGGGGGTGGGCGGGGTGCCCCGCGGCAGGGTGGTGGAGATCTATGGTCCCGAGGCTTCGGGCAAGACCACCCTGGCCCTGTCGATAGTGGCCCAGGCCCAGAAGAAGGGCGGCACCGCCGCTTATATTGACGCCGAGCATGCCCTGGATTCCAAATACGCCCGGGCCCTGGGGGTGGACGTGGACAACCTGCTGATCTCCCAGCCCGACACCGGCGAGGACGCCTTGGAGATCACCGAGACCCTGGTCCGCAGCAACGCCATGGACGTGATCGTGATCGACTCGGTGGCGGCCCTGGTGCCCAAGGCCGAGATCGAGGGCGACATGGGCGATTCCCACATGGGCCTGCAGGCCCGGCTGATGTCCCAGGCCCTGCGCAAGCTGACGGCGGTGGCCAACCGCTCCAAGACCTGCATCGTGTTCATCAACCAGATCCGGATGAAGATCGGGGTGATGTTCGGCAACCCCGAGACCACCCCGGGCGGCCTGGCTTTAAAATTTCACGCCTCGGTGCGGATGGACATCCGCCGGATAGAGACCATCAAGCAGGGCGAGCAGATGATCGGCAACCGGGTGCGGGTCAAGGTGGTCAAGAACAAGATGGCCCCGCCCTTCCGGACCACCGAGTTCGAGATCATCTTCGGCGAGGGCATCTCCTATGTCGGCGACCTGATGGATCTGGCGGTGGAGAACAACGTCATCGAGAAGGCCGGGGCTTGGTTCTCCTACCAGGGCGAGCGGCTGGGCCAGGGCCGGGACAACATCAAGACCATGCTCAAACAGAATCCCGACCTGCTGGAGAAGATAGAGATCGAACTAAAGGCCAAGCTCAATCCGCCGGCCGGGCAGAAGACAGAAGATAAGGAACCGGAGAAAGAGGAGAAGGAAGAGCCCAGGAAGCGGGGGCGGAAATAG